CTACTGGCAACACAGCTTCAGATCCGTAAAGCAGAATATAAGTAATTTCTTTAGCAACAGTCCGAGAGTGGTTCAATAGGCCCATGGAACATTGGGTACTTCTTCTACCCAATCTTTTCAAATATCTTGCAACCTAGCCTTTAAAGCTTGAATGATTACTCGGTTATTGACTTTCGTTTTCCCATTAGCTTGAGGGTAAGTTACTAAAGCAAAAGACTGAGTAATCTTCATTTCTCTACACCATGCcataatttttttcctttcGAACTGTCGGTCGTTATTAGATATTAACTTTCTTGGTAATCCGAATCTGCAAAATGTGTTCTTCCACAAAAATTTTAATACCTCATTTTCAGTGATTTTGGCCAGGGACTCGACCTCTGCCCATTTAGAAAAGTATTCAACTGCAACTAATATGAATTTCTTTTGGGCTCGTGATATTGGGAAGGTTCCCATAATATCCAGACCCCATTGATTAAAAGGGAAAGATGCTCGAACATACTTAAAAAATGAGGTCTGGCTGTGGAAAAAAATAACACGACGTTGAAATCCTTCAGAAGACTGGACCACCTCCCGGGCATCTACATCCATAGTCGGCCACAAGAATTCAGTGAGTAGTGCTTCCTAGGTGAGTGCTATTGTCCCGAGATTGTCTCCACAGCACACTTCATGAATTTCCTTTAACACAAACTTAGTTTCTACCCCGACCTAAAACCTGAGCATAGGGCCCTGCAATGATCGACAGTAAAACGAGAACAATGCCTCTTGATTTTTTGAGCTTGTTGAGGATCTCCTGACAGCTGGTTTGTTGAAAAAAACTCGAATAGGGGCGTGATCCATGATTTATCCTGGGAAGTTACTGGACCGGTATCTATGTTTGATACCAGCTTGTGCGATTAATAACATCCATGTCCCCTTTTCTTGCTAAAGAGAATTCCATCTTGCCGAGCTCATCATCGACCCCAGTATTTTCCTCTCTCGGAATCTGCTCTGAACTCCAATCAGTACAATTTTCTGATAGTTCTTGAATGGTTcttaattaattctttaaacTCCCCTCCCGGACTTCATAAGACCATTAACTTGTTGAATTACTAGTTAAGAGTCTGAGTCGTTCTtcctgggcggtcttcatcctTATTACCACTGATTCATACTCGACCTCATTATTTGAAGCCCGAAAGTCCAATCTTACTTCAACTTATTCTCACTCTGCTACCTTCTTTACTGGCTGCACATTCTACACATACTCTCCATACTTCTTCATGCCCGGGCTGCGCCTCTCGATAAGGAAATCTAAAAAGGCTTGAGATTTTATGGTAGTCCTAGGTTGGTAATTGATGTCATACTCTCCGAGCTCTATTGTTCATTTTACCGGCCTCCCTGAAATGTCCGGATTAGTCATGATTTTCCTGAGTATTGGTAAGCACAATGATAGGATGAGAGTTATGACCAATACCAAGGCCATCTTCTCCATCTCAATATATCTCAACTCTAAATCTTTAAGAGCGTGGCTCACATAGTACACGGGCTTCTGGTCAGTTCCTTCTTCTTGGATGAGGACTGAGCTGACGACATATTCAGTAGCAGATAAATAGATTACTAACTTCTCTCCCAACCCAGGCTTGACCAAGATGGATAAACCTGCTAGGTGGCTCTTCAGCTCTTGGAAAGTGTGCTCAGCTTTTTCACCCATACAAAATTTTGGGCTTTCCTTAATACCTGAAATAAAGGATATCTCTTGTGTGCTGATCTTAATATAAAACGAGACAGGGCAGCAATCTTGCCGTTAGCTTATTCATTTCTTTGATAGATTTGGGAGAGGCCATTTCTGAAACAGCCTTGACCTTTTCAGTGTTTGATTTCAATTCCTTTCTCGGTCACTATAAATCCAAGATATTCACCCCTTCTGACCCCAAAAGTGCACTTCAACGGGTTCAACCTGACCCCGTATCTTCTAAGGGTTGAGAAAGTTTATTTCAGGTCAGGATAAATCATAGTTTATTTCAGGTCAGGATAAATCACACTATTTTTCTTGATTCAATCAAGATTTCATCCACATAGACCTCCACATTTCTTCCTACTCgctctttaaaaattttatccaTTAAGCGCTGGTAGATGTCCCCTGCATTTTTTAAACCAACAACATGACAGTATAGCAAAATTTCCCACTCGAGGTTAAAAAGATAATTTTTTCTTGATTCTCTCTAGACAAAGTGATCTGGTGATAACATTGGTAAGCATCCATAAAGCTCAGCAACTCAAAGCCCAAGGTGGAATCTACAAGCTGATCAATCTGGGGCAAGAGATAACAATCATTAGGGCAAGCTTTGTTTAAGTCCCGAAAATCCACGAACATTCTCCACTTCCATACCACCTTATGGACCAAGACAACATTTGATAGCCAAGTTTGGAATTGAAATTCCCCGATTTGGCTGACTTTTAGTAGCTCCTTTACTTGCTCTAAAATTATCCTATCTTTCTCATGTCCGAATGTCCTCTTTTTTTGCACCGCTGGTCGGGGGCTTGCTAGAGTAttcatgtaatagccgagcccggtgtacggtacggtttaagctttgtatgtttatttgggttatgtgattagatgttaagagttgtgtttatgggccatagtattattggttgttattgtcttgaggtgttagttgttgttggttgttcgtttcagtgtttcggatcgattttggttgCATTGATATgtttcttggccgtgaccagagtgcaaccgcggtagtgcaagcagtgcacccgcggtttaCTGTTCATCATTTTATGGTTGGGAgaccgtagcatcaccgcacccgcggtgaagaggacaccgcacccgcggtgcagcatcGCACCCGCGATGATAggagtaccgcacccgcggtcatcgtgtgCTAGGATTTTGGTTTgttgccgtgagcatggcgcacccgcggtgtttgtagcagcgcacccgcggtcgtgcattattgaggtatggtcgagatttaagtGGGTAGTTGGCTTTACTTTcctcattctttcctctttCATTTCGATTTTTCCTCTCTAGAGCTTAgggttttcttcatttcttttgcttcttatcttcgattcaagcttttagttggcgattcgagttgagatcgaagttcttcttggtgctaggaagctaaggtaagcttttggtgttattatttcatggttttggagaagagatgatttgggtttgatagtttatgttggttttatggattaattgacatgggttcttgattattgagttggTGATGGTGTTAttaatggattattgttgtaggtggtgtatcaagagcttagattgaggtgttcttgtggtttgtaagtgtaATTTcacccttgtgctcacatgatagtatatgtattgtatttcaagagttttattgtgatattcccttccatttgatttatagtatgtattgattcacttgttatgtatattagaggcatttcatgtctcaattattgaaaagggaatacaagagaaaagaaagagtattcaaagtgtttgttAATGTCatagagagagtttaaatgctttatttggattgatagatacatagtcagatattgcatgcaattagttcatcaacgaccataggcttatatccctcagagtaatcgatttatatcgatgggatataagtGAGacacagagatactattgatatcaatccaaccagagtaaagagaaataccatcctattgctatgctattgctatgatatttatttcagagttgatggtatttatgatttcaaagctatgtttctcagagtatgttatgtcattgctatgtaagagttccacttgctgagttttatactcatttcagttatttcatgtgatgcagataagagcgacggaccgggacgttgactgtggacagggggtcatatgcatgccatgttggaaggaagatttttggacatgatcataagaatgatattttgtattttgctttgtcatttaaatgatcatgtatatattttattgtaaagatgtttgaagaaatgtattttgaaactccttccatatatttgaaagaaaattttaaattccgctgtttttatttaatcgggtcagaggtgtcacatttagtggtatcagagccatgttcttcggaccaatgcatatgacttcgtctactttcaactgcccgggtatgttttctttggcatctatccattgttatctatGGATTTactttttgtgagcacattgtagagtatgccacctaagaggaaagccgtagagggtgaggatagttcttcctcgagagttgtcgatgagttcggcaagttattgaaagagcaggccaaagttcatagtgagcagatccagcagttgcttcgattgcaaggagcaggtcagggcagaggtcaAGGTAGAGGGCAAGTTGCTCAGGTTGTTGGTACTGATGccatcttttctgctttcaagaggatggatccgccagagtatgcagggagcaccgatcctttagttgctgtagagtggatcaaagcgcttgaagcaatcttcgaccatctccagtatgaggataaagacaggatcagctgtgcagtattcatgttggttaaggctgcacgtatctggtggaatgcgaccaaggttggtgtTGATCTACCGgctttgaagtggtcagagttcacagacctgttctatgacaagtactttcccgacgcacttcgagctaggaaggtgactgagtttctggagcttcgacagggaggcatgaacgttgatgagtacattctcaagttcgaggagggttgtctatttgctccgtacattgcttcaaacgacaaggacaaatgcgctcatttcattcgaggccttcgtgcagagatcaggagggatatcaatatgtccaaagctgtgactttcaaggagattgtgtccaaggctttgttggccgagcaggacgagaaagacattgccagaGAGAGGCAAGCAAGGcatcaggccattgctcagagaggctaGAGTTCGAGTCAGAGAGGCagggatcgattcaaggggaaaggcaagatggagtcgagtcctagaccaccgacagttccagttgttccatctgatcccgagaagcctttgtgtcctaAGTGCGGTAGACttcatcggggagagtgcagatttggcactcattcttgctatcgttgtggcacggcaggccacattgccagagattgtcccagaggagctagccaagagaaggtgcagggtcgtatctttacgatgacaaaggaaggtataaaccatgattcttctgtgatctctagcgctattttgatttcaggcagagtagctacgactttgattgatacaggtgctactcattcttttatgtctgagttatttttgagatctttgggtatagttccttcagttcttcccctccagcttagtgttgttttgccttcgggggacgtgttgtgctcgacgtctattgtttatgcatgccctgttcgtattgaggagcgagttgtttttgctgatttgattgttatccctatggttgcatttgatgttattcttggcatggattggctatcgacctatcgtgcagtgattgattgcgttgctaagacggtgacttttgcagatgatggcaatagggaaggtatgctcgccagtgcaggtacttcgctgttccttccttttatttcttgtcttgaggctgagaagttgctgtgtagaggttgtgatgtatttctggcttcgattgtggatgtggatagaatgattaagttgaatattgatgatatcgatgttgtgagggagtttgtcgatgtgtttgaggatgatgtgccgggtttgccgctggatagagatgttgagtttgtgattgatctagctccaggtacggttcctatttctaaggctccgtataggatggcccctaccgagatgaaggagttgaagatgcagttgcaggatcttttggacaagggttttattcgtccgagttcttcgccttggggagctccggttctttttgttaagaagaaagatagggtcgttgcggctgtgtattgattacagagagctcaacaaagtgactatcaagaacaagtatccattgccacggattgacgatctatttgacctaacttcagggtgccactttattttcgaagattgatcttcggtctggctactatcagttgaaggttagggagtctgatatccctaagacggcgttccggaccaggtacggtcattatgagtttcttgtgatgtcttttggtctgaccaatgctcgtTCAGTCTTCatgacctgatgaaccgtgtattcaagtcttatttggatagcttcgtcattgttttcatcgacgacatcttaatctattccaagaccagagagcttcatgcagagcatcttagagtggttcttcagttgttgagagagaggagacTGTTTgctaagctgaagaagtgtgagttctggttggagcagatttctttcttaggccatgtcgtttcgaaagATGGCTTAGCTGTTGACCCAGCGAAGATTGAGGCAATTCAgaggtggcctattcctaccactgtttcagaggtatgcagttttcttggtttgacgggttattatcgtcgtttcatttcagatttttccaagattgccttgccattaaccaatctgacgaggaagactgtgaagttcgagtggtccattgattgccaaagttcattccaagagttgaaggataagttgacgacagctcctgttctttcattgcccagtggttcagaggattttgttgtgtataccgatgcgtcgaagaagggccttggtgcagttctgatgcagcgaggtaaggttatagcctatgcttctcgccagttgaaagactatgagaagaattatccgacgcacgatttggagctggcagctgtggttttcgccctgaaaatctggagacattacttatatggcgaaaagtgtgagatcttcacggaccacaagagtttgaagtatctgttttcccagaaagagctcaatatgcgacagatgaggtggttagagcttgtcaaagactatgatgtgacgatcagttatcacccagggaaggcgaatgttgtagcagacgctttgagccgtaagtcgagttcttccttgagttcgatgattcagaagccgttgttgttggacttgcagcgagaggagattTCCTTGGTAGTCcctggaaccattgctcgcttttcagcgttggtcattcgagctacattgacggacaggatccgtagagagcagactgttgatgttcagttgacagagttgagagctagagcagaggagagaggtaattcagagtttggattgaatggagacggtttggtgactttcagaggccgtatttgtgtttccgctggtgatgatattcggcgagacattctgacagaggctcataccgcgccatattcgatacatccaggcagcaccaagatgtatcaggatcttcgtagactctactggtggccaggtatgaagaaagatattgctttgttcattctcagtgcctaacttgtcagcaggtgaagatcgagcaccagagacctgctgggacattgttgtcattgccgattcctcagtggaagtgggagcatattacgatggatttcgtgactggtcttcccaagacgcagaagggtttcaattctatttgggttattgtcgatcgattgaccaagtcagcgcactttcttccagtcaagacgacgtattccatgaatcagtacGCCGAGGATTActtagcagagattgttagacttcacggtgtcctctgtgtcgattgtgtctgatcgtgaccctagatttacctcagagttttggaagagtttgcacagagccctgggttcacggttagctttcagtacagcttatcacccccagagtgacggtcaatcagagagagtcattcagattctagaggatatgctcagagcttgtactatcgattattctggtagctgggattctaagttgcctcttgttgagttcacgtacaataatagttacaagcgacgattggcatggcaccgtatgaagcactttatggcaggaagtgcagatcgcccttgtattgggacgaggttggtgagaggaagatgttgggtccagagttggtccaatagactgctgatgttgtcgCTGTTAttagagagaggatgaagacagcgcagtcgagacagaagagctatgcagatgttcgtcgtaggcctttacagtttgaggttggcgatcacgtgtttctgaagatagcacctctcaagggtgtgatgcggtttggcaagaagggcaagttgagtccgagatttattggcccctttgagatcttggacagagttggtgatcgagcctacaggttagccttaccgccagatcttgacagagtccataatgtttttcacgtatcgatgctcaggaagtatattgcgaatccttcccatgttcttcgccacgagccattggacttgacgccgaatttgacgtaccaagagattccgattcagattctggatcgcacagtcagagtattgaggaacaaagagatcgacatcgttaaagtcctttggaggaatcatttgatagaagaggctacgtgggaaccagaggatgagatgagagagaagtatcctgagttgttcgtgctgtgacgtcaatttcgaggacgaaattcctctaaggaggggagattgtaatagccgagcctggtgtacggtacggtttaagctttgtatgtttatttgggttatgtgattagatgttaagagttgtgtttatgggccatagtattattggttgttattgtcttgaggtgttagttgttgttggttgttcgtttcagtatttcggatcgattttggttgCATTGATATgtttcttggccgtgaccagagtgcaaccgcggtagtgcaagcagtgcacccgcggtttaCTGTTCATCATTTTATGGTTGGGAgaccgtagcatcaccgcacccgcggtgaagaggacaccgcacccgcggtgcagcatcgcacccgcggtgataggagtaccgcacccgcggtcatcgtgtgCTAGGATTTTGGTTTgttgccgtgagcatggcgcacccgcggtgtttgtagcagcgcacccgcggtcgtgcattattgaggtatggtcgagatttaagtGGGTAGTTGGCTTTACGTTTcctcattctttcctctttCATTTCGATTTTTCCTCTCTAGAGCTTAgggttttcttcatttcttttgcttcttatcttcgattcaagcttttagttggcgattcgagttgagatcgaagttcttcttggtgctaggaagctaaggtaagcttttggtgttattatttcatggttttggagaagagatgatttgggtttgatgtttatgttggttttatggattaattgacatgaattcttgattattgagttgatgatggtgttattaatggattattgttgtaggtggtgtatcaaTAGCTTAAattgaggtgttcttgtggtttgtaagtggaaggtgttcttgtggttgtAAGTGTAATTTcacccttgtgctcacatgatagtatatgtattgtatttcaagagttttattgtgatattcccttccatttgattcatagtatgtattgattcacttgttatgtatattagaggcatttcatgtctcaattattgaaaagggaatacaagagaaaagaaagagtattcaaagtgtttgttAATGTCatagagagagtttaaatgttttatttggattgatagatacatagtcagagattgcatgcaattagttcatcaacgaccataggcttatatccctcagagtaatcgatttatatcgatgggatataagtgagagacagagatactattgatatcaatccaaccagagtaaagagaaataccatcctattgctatgctattgctatgatatttatttcagagttgatggtatttatgatttcaaagctatgtttctcagagtatgttatgtcattgctatgtgagagttccacttgctgagttttatactcattttagttatttcatgtgatgcagataagagcgacggaccgggacgttgactgtggacagggggtcatatgcatgccatgttggaaggaagatttttggacatgatcataagaatgatattttgtattttgctttgtcatttaaatgatcatgtatatattttattgtaaagatgtttgaagaaatgtattttgaaactccttccatatatttgaaagaaaattttaaattccgctgtttttatttaatcgggtcagaggtgtcacaattCAACTTATGCTCGGCTATATAAGCCATGAGCTCGACCTGTTCCGTAGGGGACCACCCAAAAACATCCACATTATTTTTGTAATCTCCTCCTGATCCTCTTCCATTAGTGCATGCACTTCTTCTATTGCATGAAACCCTCCAACCCTTTCTTTATTGCCTTTTATTTTCCTAGCTCTCTTCTTTTCTATCCAGATTGTCTcaacataacattttttttgAGGAGGCTGATTGCCCGGGACTTACCCTACCTTACCTCTCACATGGAACTTGATcttttgatgataagttgaaGTGACGACTTTGAAGGTGTTTATGATCGGCCTTCCTAATATGACATTGTACGAAGATGGCGCATTGACCAAAGTGAAAGTGGTCAAGACTTATTTTCTCGAATCCCCGGATCCTATCATTAAAAGGAGCATGATTTCCCCCCCGAGGATGAACTGTGTGTCTGGAAAAACCGAAGAGAGTTGTTTCTACTGGTTCCAGATTATAGCCTTTGAAGTCCATCTGATCTAGGGCCTTTTGGAAAATTACATTAACGGAGCTGCTCGAGTCAACAAACACCCGTCTTATATCATAGTTTGATAATTTTGTCTGGATTACGAGGGTGTCATTACGAGACAGGCTGATACCTTTCAAATCCTGAGGCCCGAAACTAATGGTCGGACCCTCTTCTTCTTTTGAACTACCCACCTCGAGAATTTATCGTCTACTCCACGCTTTCATGGCTCAATTAGAATATCTATCTGTTGATCTCCTATAGACCATTTTAATTACTCTCAGAATGGGGGATTCTCCCTACTTTTTTCCTCCCGAGCTCTTCTTGATATGGTGAGACTATCTTGATCCTCTAGTATAGGTTTGGAGTACTGGACTCTGGGGGATGGCACGAGCCCTAAGCTCCAAGGTACCCAAGGGGGTACTTTTGCTTTCTTGGCTGCTGGGTTGGCTTCTACAGGACCTGTCCATGGGTGGTTTTTTC
This is a stretch of genomic DNA from Primulina eburnea isolate SZY01 chromosome 11, ASM2296580v1, whole genome shotgun sequence. It encodes these proteins:
- the LOC140805540 gene encoding uncharacterized protein, coding for MDVDAREVVQSSEGFQRRVIFFHSQTSFFKYVRASFPFNQWGLDIMGTFPISRAQKKFILVAVEYFSKWAEVESLAKITENEVLKFLWKNTFCRFGLPRKLISNNDRQFERKKIMAWCREMKITQSFALVTYPQANGKTKVNNRVIIQALKARLQDI